Sequence from the Vicia villosa cultivar HV-30 ecotype Madison, WI unplaced genomic scaffold, Vvil1.0 ctg.000358F_1_1, whole genome shotgun sequence genome:
TCACTAACCCCGCCATAATATGCTTTGCATTTTTGTGGGTTCACAACCAATTCAGTAGCTTTAGAGAACTCGTGAAATTTCTCCGTCATCAACTCCACAGATCTGGTGTATCCTCTTGAAAACAAGAGTAGGTCATCCGCAAAACAAACATTAATGATTTTAAGCTTCTCACATTTGGAGTGGAAGTTAAAATCAGGAACCCACTGGAGTTTGTTTAAATTTCTTTGCAAGTATTCCATGATGATTACAAACAAAATAGGGGTTATTGGATCCCCTGCCTCAAAACTCTTCTAGCAaccagtttcttggaatgcacaCCATTAATTCTAAGTCTATAAGTGACAGTTGTAAGTGCCAACATAATCCAACCAATGAATCTTCTAAGGAAGCGTATTTCCTTAAGAATGGTATAAAGAGCCCTCATATCCATAATGTCGTACGCTTTCTAAATGTCCATTTGGGGCATGCATCTAGGAGTGTCTCCTTTCCTACAGTAGCGTTTAATGAGTTCATATGCCAGCAATATGTGGTCATGAATTTTCTGACTAGGGACAAAAGTAGCTTGGTTTTTTCTTATAATATCTGGAACTGGAAGGACTTCACCCAATTTTTCAGCCATAATCTTTGCAATGATCTTGTAAATAGTGGAACAACAAGCAATATGCATATATTCTCTAATTGTGCTTGCAACATATTCTCAAAAAATTCCTGTATAGCTGTTATGAGATCACTCTTGATAATGTTCCAGGTTGCTCTAAAAAATATTGAGCCATAGCCTCTGCCTGGGGCTTTTGAATCACCAATGCCCTTTAGGGCCTTCACAATCTTTGTTTCAATGACGGCTTGATCAAATTCTTTCTTTGTTCCATATTGATTTGGGTGCCATTTCTCAGAGCATCAATATCCACCCCATTCAGATTCATGTTAGCTGTCCCATTAGTTTGCCATAGAAATCCAATATCTCCTTCTCAATGTCTTCAAAACTGTTGAGTATGGTACCAACCTCAGTGCAGAGTTATTTGATATTGGTCGGATGGTTTTGCTCTTCAAGGCTGCATATGGAAAAAAGAGTCGTTGTCATCTCCAAGTCTCaacaaatttaaaattcaaagtaacGATTTTTTTAAATCGAATAAAAAACAAGTGAAAAGTGACAGTAATGTAAAATAAgaattgtcaaaaaaaaaaattataaattataaatttgttcaattaaattaaatgttcTTGTCATTTAAGTTAAATTTCAAGCTAACGATTTAACGAAATATCGATTTTAGTAGATTTaatgtaaaatttatttatttttgaaataaaagtctTTCAATTTAAGTTATATActatattttttatcataaacaTAATATTAGTTTTAGCATTTCATCTTACATTCTTGAGAAGTTTATATTATATCTACTAAACTCGTAATTGCAATAAGGAGCTTGAAATTTAACTTCGGTgacaataatatttaattaaatcggacaagttttaatttattatttttgtgtgacaaatttttttttagttactgtcatttttctctttttttttttaatttagattttttcTTAAATAGTTTCAATCGTTATATTAGGGATTCtcttaaaaaaaagtaatttaaattaaaatttgtgtTAGACATTATATTTGTTCTTTTTatagaaaaaacattttttatataaaaaataattaaatagcttTGTGAAATCTATTATAGGAAGTATATCTGattgaaattataaaattaaaaaagatatAGACCCGtttatttttgacttttttaaaaataatttttataatgtaatataattttgtgtaaaaataatttataattttttttaataaaagtttcaaatgaaaatttggtttaAATAGATATTCTTACCAtgttattttaggtattttatcattttattaaaactttttttagagatcaaaattttaaaaaatcacttaaatttAAAGGTATTTCAAataactttttataaaaatattttttgagatATAATTTTTTCGAAAAAATTACGATTATGACTATGTTttagtcttcaataatgtatgtttatgttatagaataTCAAAATTAGTCTTCCAATTTagaaaaatagaattaaaaaaacttaaatattttaaaaagtaatgttattaaatccatttttaaaagtataaaaaaaaatctattttttaaaagcAAAAACAAAGAGACCCATAGATACTTTTGAATTAACGACTAAATGAGACCTTTggattaaaatgaaatttaatgATAAGATTTGGAGCAAGTCCATTAACTTATTATTAGAGTAAAAATATCTGATTTAGTTTTTTTGTTGTAAAATTGATGAACACTTTTTACAAAAACCATGATTTATTTGTGGtttaatttatctttttcatTCTATACATATATTCTCACTATTCtcttttataaacaaattttaactTCTAGATTCACTTAATATAAATAATGTTAGACTATCTATAAATAAAATACATCAATAATTCAATGAATttacttataaaataaaatattttagtcTGTTACCtagtttgtttaattatttacaaatttatttattgtCTATGGTCAaaatttataagcaaattttcttaatatatatggtcaaatattttcttattgtttatggtcaaatttgctttaactTATTATGTATGGTCAAAATGTAAAGCAAATTTATACAATTTTCTTCAAGTATATGTAACTGAGAATTTGAGATTAAGTTACACACATTTTTTTTCGATTGTGATTTTGTGATTCAGAATTGAGGCATGGGATACCAAATTTTCGTATTGACATATTTCTTAGTATCTTTTATTGTTCAACATGGGAATTGCCAAAGAGCTAATGTTGATGCCAGTTTTGTTCAAAGAGAAGGCACCCATTTTGTTTTAAATGGGAAGCCACATTATGTGAACGGATTTAACGCCTATTGGTTTATCATTATGGCATCTGACCCATCTACTAGGCCTAAAGTCACTTCAGCTTTTGAACAAGCTTCTAAACATGGTTTAAATTTAGGAAGAGCATTTGCTTTCAATGAAGGAGATTATAAACCCCTTCAAGTCTCTCCTGGTTCTTATGACGAAAATGTTTTTAAGGTAATTTTTTTAATCTGTAGACAAATAGTAATCACCACACAATACTGACATTTAGGGTTCGAACTCTGGTATTAACGTAatagttttatttaaatttgGCGAAAAACTTCTACCAAATTATTTTCATTGAATATTTGCATGTGGATGTAGGGATTGGATTTTGTTATATCAGAGGCAAGAAAATTTGGAGTGAAACTTATACTAGGTTTTGTGAATAATTGGAAAGCACTTGGAGGCAAAAGTAAATATGTTGAATGGGCAAGAGAACGTGgtcaaaatatcacaaatgaagATGACTTTTTTACACACCCTGTTGTTAAGCAATACTACAAAAATCATATTAAGGTACACTTTTAATTTACTttattgttaaaaataatttcaaatgttcatcaacttaaccaaaaatatttgaattgatTATTGCAGACTGTGCTAACAAGAAAGAACACCATAAATGGACTTTTATACAAGGATGATCCAACGATATTCTCTTGGGAGCTTATTAATGAACCTCGTGTAAATCAAACAGGAAAATCAATTCAggtccttttattttatttatttattttaaattataagtttatgttttattgtttttaaattcATATATCCAACTTTAAATTACTCATTATCATTGAAATCAAATTATTGTAGAATTGGGTTAGTGAGATGGCCAAATATGTAAAATCCATTGATAGCAATCATTTGCTGGAAATAGGGCTTGAAGGATTATATGGTGAATCAAAGCAGCAGTTAAATCCCTATTCAATGCTAGTCGGAACCGATTTTATTTCCAACAATCAAATtccagaaattgatttttctaccATTCATGCATACCAAGAATATTGGTAAAACCCTAAATTcatcattttatttgattaaaataatcatttttttaacattttgCAAAAAAATTTACCTCTTGTTTTGTAAATGAATTTGATTAAAATCGAGTTATTATGGATAATGCAGGTTAAATAAATCAAACCAGAGTGCAGCTATTGACAAATGGATAGAAGATCATATTCAGGATGCAAATACTATTTTGCAAAAGCCAATTATTGTAGCAGAGTTTGGAATGTCTTCAAAGACAGCTGGATATAGCATAGATGCTAGGGATGCTCACTATAAGGAAATATACAGTATTATATCTACAAGTGCTACTAGTGGAGGCTCGTGTGCAGGTGCAATGTTCTGGCAACTTCTAGCTCAAGGAATTGAAAGTTATGGAGATGGTTTTGAAGTTATTTTGGAGAATAGTCCTTCAACTGCAAAGATCATCAAGGAACAATCTACCAAGATGTCAAATATCAAATTATAGAATTGCAAAAAGACAATTCTCAGCCTATCCAATTTTCTTAACCATAAAAATTGTGCATGATGGATACCATATCATTTCTATCATAGAAAATAATACTTTATATAACAGAAAAagtatatttaaatcaataaatacTCCTTCTCCTCTTGTGTTGTGAAAATAATACTTTATACACTACAACGGTCAagagctactaaagcgctttttttaggctactaaagcgcttaaaagcgctgccaaagccagcgctgccgtagataacgacagcgcttttaaaagcgctctcgtagcccctccTATAGCAACGCTtttatccagaaaagcgctctcgtatcccccctatagcagcgctttttccagaaagcgctcttgtacccccctatagcagcgctttttcaagaagcgctttcgtaggttgcgcatttttttattattttttttatcttaggcagcgcttttagttagaaagcgctttcgtaggtgggcCTTAAGAGCGTTTTTAAAAGCACTGTCGTTGCTAAAcgcagtattttaaagtgcaacctataatttaagcctcccagttcgacctgtaatttattttcaacctgtaatattttcgacctgtaacatattttcaacctgtaatattttcaaccatatgtaggaaaatataataccattatataccatggataaaataccattatataccaaaataaaatatatataccatggataaaatgccattatataccaaaataaaatatatataccatggataaaataccattatataccaaaataaaagatatacaccattaatataagcccgaaattcgTGTTCTCTGCATAATCACATGTTTACTAACAGATACATATATAACTAAATCATCAACAAaatataagcccgaaattctcaaaatccaccgagcgcacggtcctggtcctgcaaagtatgaacagaacaataCGGTCAATTAAAACAGTCCCCACAAAGTTTCAAAATAGTCCCCACAACACAcagtaatgtattcataaaacttttcacacaatattgtattcatacctatatgaatagtcgatgaatataaaagtgacacaattcctctttgatttcttccaacttaagtttcgtgtaagaagcagcatagaagtcatcaaagtactacataataaaaacataatatgcatgatttagttaaatgtaataaattataagaaattatcctaagttataaatccataccgtgattgcaatatctctaattgattcgtttgaaggatttctttcataaacctcaaaacaaagtatccgcaatctgtactgtttcgctgttgcggacactacatagaaaaacaaataagactTTTTAGTTGTCtcaagtagcataactattaatagcaaaattgtaaaaattaatgtacctgcactttgatccaagtaatgttgtttgatttagtccgggatacttgtgcgtctctttgactacggaacacttgtattgatctaacaaaaatataaaagcatatatttagatcaatctcacaaataattaaatatataaatatacacgaatatttagaacgatctcacttacgtatcaatcgTTTACTTCATGGTCGGATAATttgtccactcaccatctaccgaattcagaaaatataccacttcttttatagggttgatagcaagcaacaatcagtgtgctctataaattaaaacaatagtttatatgaaagttttgctacgcaaaagaaacaaagattagatgaaccaagaatgaaaaactaaccccactggtcgggtattatacgcccaaagaaacaGACTTTCTGTACTGCCAGAcctcatgaatctatcgactaagcgctgtctaactgaattcggttccgtagcaattgtctgtccgctgcaatgggcggaagacacgaaacggaatctgtttgacaattcagTCCCGCGCAACcatttgtcatacaacaaccttaaataaaaacataataaacattagactattttcattgaaatgtgtaaataaattgttaaactaattaaataatatatttagatcaatctcacaactaattaaataataattcggATTACCGCATGTATGAGTGAACATTACTGACGCCTAATTGGtcttgcgtaaaaatctctttcaTCTCTTCTAGTCCAACATGCACGgggaattcaataccaaagactGCTTCATCCATAGCAATTTCACGGAGACAACCgtctgtacgatgttcggcctttccattgaatgcttttctccacccacggtagtgatgattaaaatttaagaatctacgatggccgagaaagacattcttctgacaaagatccaatcgtgtcgtatcggtttcatcttcacaaacaggacacgctttttgacctttattgctgtacccggatagatttccgtatactggaaaatcattaattgttccaaacaacatcgccctcaagttgaaactttctttcttatacccatcgtaaacctccacaccgttcttccacaaaaactttaaatcttcgattaagaaattagcatagataacatcatgtacttacgcttcatacatagccacggaggtaggttctAAATCATAAGAATCCCAAgtcatgtgctatgcgagatactttgaataccatacgggttcattccatcagtagacaatgacaagcgaaggtttcttgcttcttttccaaattcaggataatcagtatcaactttcatccactatggtgagtgtaacgccccagactgctttcgggatgatcgactgaccccaca
This genomic interval carries:
- the LOC131627298 gene encoding mannan endo-1,4-beta-mannosidase 4-like, with translation MGYQIFVLTYFLVSFIVQHGNCQRANVDASFVQREGTHFVLNGKPHYVNGFNAYWFIIMASDPSTRPKVTSAFEQASKHGLNLGRAFAFNEGDYKPLQVSPGSYDENVFKGLDFVISEARKFGVKLILGFVNNWKALGGKSKYVEWARERGQNITNEDDFFTHPVVKQYYKNHIKTVLTRKNTINGLLYKDDPTIFSWELINEPRVNQTGKSIQNWVSEMAKYVKSIDSNHLLEIGLEGLYGESKQQLNPYSMLVGTDFISNNQIPEIDFSTIHAYQEYWLNKSNQSAAIDKWIEDHIQDANTILQKPIIVAEFGMSSKTAGYSIDARDAHYKEIYSIISTSATSGGSCAGAMFWQLLAQGIESYGDGFEVILENSPSTAKIIKEQSTKMSNIKL